tcaactgCAGGCTCAACCCTCCAATCACAGCACCATAGTCACCCTAGACAGAATATGTTTGATACATTCTATtgtcaaaggaaaaaaaattgatgtagCCGCAATACTTCACCAAGAAATAGCTGACTGCGGTGCAAGGTAGACTAAGTTCTTGGTTTTCCCATCTCTGGTGATGAAATTGTGCCAGGAAAGAGGAATCGTGCCCCGTGTTGGTGAAGAAGTCTTGGAAAATAAAGGCCCAATCAATGAAACCTCTATAGAAAGGATGACTCGTGGCAAAGATACACCGATATTGAAGGAGGTGGAGACCAGCAAGACAAGAAAGGGCAAAGCCAAAGCTGACAACAAAGGAACAAACCTGAATGCAGAGACATCATTATGGCGCAAATTTAAAGATGTCGAAAAAATGGTAAATGCCATCAACAATAGGCAAATTAGGCTTGTCGCTATAATAGAAGATATGGagaattccaaaatttttttttatgtttataccAGAGCTTGAAACAGTTCTATTGTAGCCACATTAGGCCAACTGAGCCCATCCCCACTACTGAAATTCCCTGTGTTTCCACCAATCATTCGTAATTATGACCTCTCTTACTCGGATGACGACTTAGAAGACCGAGATAGATCGGTGGCATCCCCACCCATTGTGCAAGTCTCTAATaatgagaaagaagaagaatcCAGGGACATTGAAGGATGCTTGTGAAAGATTGATAGCTTGTTTGAGGATGGTATTTTCGCTGATCAAGAGGACACTATTGTTGAGAAGGAATTTGCTGCTACAGAAGAGGAAGTTATTgctaaaaaagaagaagttgttgcaaaagggaaggaaaagaagaagaagattctGTTGAGAAGACTGTCAATGCACCCGAGGATGTGGGtgcaaatattgataatttggagCGAACTGGAGCGAGACCGGCTTAAGTTGTTGAGGTAACCAGTGAGGAGCAATGCAATTCATTGGAAATAGTGGTCTACACTAGACCACTCCAGGTGACCTCTCCTACACAGGAAGTAGTCGATGATGCCGGGGCAAAGCCGGGAACTAAGGAGCAATCCGAAGACCGTACAAaacccaaagaaaagaaaagaaagagctccaaggataaaaaaatgaaagaatggggagaaaaagaaaagaaggagaaAGAAACATCATGCAGCCACATCGGCGGTTGAAGATAactaagttagtttattttaagctttagttatagtattcatgcattgcatgtagctGTAGGTTTAATTTTGATAAGTATATATTGTGATtgcatttttattatcattacaTTTCATGTTAAtgcattggggacaatgcaaactttaagtttgggggaatgcaCATGGGGCTTAGAAATGCACccacatttttaaatttttcttccggtaatgaagcatgcaaggtttaattatagttaatgaaaattttttgaaaatttttgttacattcaaTGCTTAATTATCGAATAATGTGAATTATCAATGAAAGAGTTAGATAAATTTGACAAAAGgttgtagcttcaattctttgatgaatggattaggttgcattagtaatggatgactaCTATCATTCtttaaatcttgaatgaatctacTTTTTACAGctgcttatatatgtatattataaattagAGATACTCTAAAGTGGGTGTAGTATGAAATGTTAAAAAGGGAACACTCCAACATAAGCGTTAGAAAAATCAATCTGGCCAAAGGCTGTCGCTGCATGAGTGTGTGTCGGTGCAATTACGTACTCCTTGGGGGTTTGTTGCTCCCCATCGTTACTTCTCAGGAAAAGGGTACAGTAATGCAACGATATCTCCTAtttcgaaaaatatatatatccttAGTATTATACAATAAATGATATAATGGTAGATAGAACTTGGGGTTTGAAGCATAATGCTAGCGTTGATGAAGTTGCAAACTTATTCATTCATGCTTATGaattgtcgatgcaatattctttcatctaAATGTGATTCATCCATTGGGTATTTAGAGGGTCCAAGGTGCTAGAATGATAATTTGCCTTGGTAAAATTTTTtgtagccttgctagtttctgttttacttgaggacaagtaaaaactcaagtttgaggtgtgatagtactagaaagaacacaAGTTTTCCCCCTTACTTACCagttaaattgttcccatttagttacccttaacatatattttagcatttttagtttagtaaattgcattttataactcaatgaatcctagcctattttatccttaattttgctatctttttaCATTAATGTCgttgcatgagttaattccagattaCGTTCGGAATTGTCGCCGCACTTGACAGCTGTCCGAATAAGAACTAAAATTGCGTGAGctgtccagtctggtataaccaacctaTACGTATAATGACAGAATCATTTTTGGGGAAATGACACTTGTACTGTTGGAAgaggacataaaaggtggatgtgagaagaaaaagagagttttttttttctggatcatcatcttcatcatcctaCCTTGAAGCTTGTGGCCATGGCAACTTAAGCCTCTCACGggtgagccaacgtgaaaaCCAGATGCAGACTAGCTTCTGATGAGAAGACCTAAGTGCgagacaagagggaatagagagattcagtcaaattgtctaggaatagtattatCCGCtcaattctttcttatttctttatgaATGCTGGtgattattctttgttttttgtttgtatggaagtacacatgaattcttgattaaatgttatcttattcaaccttgcttttattgtttaatcttggggtttgaatgttttttaacatggaagtgttattgcaatCAATGCcactggaaagtgcagtgacaatttgagccaacaagcattacaacggaagttgagtgaggattagaggaatttagtccacttgttcttaatagtttCATATTGTCATAATTGGAAGGTGAGGTTagtatgcatgtttaagtctcgaATTAAATAGATGAGTGACGCTGGataagatatacattgaacttTATTActtcgacaatcacctatctcTTTATaacttgtgagcacttagtattctgttgaagatttatgttggggatcccagtttatcattatcatattttattttattgctcTCAAGTTATTACATTgacaactatcctcacaatttatctcatttatATCCATTTATTGCACCGatattaatagacaaaagattGCGATCCCTGTAGAATCGATATTCGATAGACTCACATCTGTTTAccatacttgcatcgacagtgtacgcttgcacattattatTGTGACCTAAACAGCCGATTATTCACCCAGTTAAACACGAACaacaatcaactacacattgtTGACCTGGGAAACTTCGCaacttgaattttaagttttgaacatcgaatatttatttcatgtcttaaaatatataaatatttgaaaatttaaatattatattttgatatttttaactatataataatatttaattttaattaacttataaaGCAAATGGAATtcaaatttatatgtttgaattcaTGTTTTCAGAACattttactttgaaaaattGGCCTTTTCTAGACAACATTATATAAAGACATGCGTGAAAAAGTAATATAATTGTGTGAAGAGGGccttattttattgtatttttttggaaaaagaacCCTATTTTTGTGCAGTTTTGTGTGCAATTATTCTTACATAATATTAAAGAATTCACATAGCAGCTAAGTTATTAGCATTAAAACGTAAATTGGTAGCAAAAGCATTATAAGCAACAAAAGAGAAggtaaaggaaaaagaaatttgtaatttaacaAGACTTTCTAGACGAcagctaaaaacaacaaaacaaaaggTATTGAGCAATAATCTAGAAAAAGGGGAAAACAGAGGGATTACCTGACATGGAAAAATGGGTACAGGATAGCATTTTCTCCTTGATGGAAAAAAAGGGTACAAatgtacatataaatatgtgtatcATCATAATTTCTCCACAAGATAtaatctcaataatgttttagtCACACAACCCAGCCCAACCCAACACATCACAACCAAACCAACACCACTGGCAAATCCAGACAGACAGAGATCCATTTTAATCTTATACTCACAGATGAAATGAGATCCAAGGCCAACCAGAACCAGCACTTCACAAAATAGATCATCTCTGATCTCACTCAATAAACTCTCCTTGATATTATGCATTTTATCCAACTACTTTTTCAGTTACTTCCTTAATCTCATGACCAGCAGCTCTGGCAGCCATAGGGCTGCTGCTCTCACTCACATCACCAGTGGCATCACCACTTCCTTCTGATTTCACTGCCTTCATGCTAGGGGAGCTTGACTTAGAAACATGCTCTTCCATTTGTTTTGGCCTGTTCAGGGCTTGGCAGTGTGGGCAGTAATACGTTATGTATGGGAAATCCTCCTTCCTGGCAAGTCCTGTATAACACAAGCTTGAAGTTTAATACTCTTCAGCAATAACACTACAGCTCTGCAGTGTCAATGTGTACAGTTGTGTCAAATCTGGATATGATTCATAATTCTTTAGTGGATACTATAGCTGCAAAAGTAATTCTACTAACCATTGTGCATATGGCAGTTGCCACATATGAGAGCATAAGACTGTGTTGGATCTTCACCCACAAGCAAGGCAGCAATTCGAGCAAGCCATCCCCCATCATGTGAGGCTGGTCCTTGTGGATAGTGATGATCAACTACAACCAGATGACCATGCTCAGAAGCTCGAGGACCCTCCATCCCTGCAGAATGAGGTTTTTCTTCATCAGAATGAAGCAATGGAGTGCTTCCTGCACTACTGGATCTAGTGTGTAGTTGCTTTCGTTTCCGAATTCCACTTGATGGCACTACCTCAACATCATTGCTCTTCCCCCCTGGCACATTATACTCAGAATCATCTCCAACATAGACTTTCAAACCTGAATCTGCTCCCAACTTAGATGCCAGGACAGTTGCAGCAGCAGCCTTTGCTGCTGGATCAGGATCATATCTCTACATCAAAGTGCTTTATATAAGTTTGATTTTCATATCAGTTCATTCATTAAAAAAGAAACACTCCAGGACCTAGCTCATAcacataaataaacaaaacctaAAAGCTCACTGTCttcattcaattttcaaaaacgAGAAAAGCAGAAATGTTAATTTATTGCCttacattcaattcaaagaCATAAGATACTTATAACAGGCGTTTACAAGTGCGAACTTTTTAAAGATGTTTTGTCAAAGCATTTATAACTTTTGCAATGTTCTGTGCATCGCATTTGTGCAATAAATTATCCCAAATGGCTTCTGCAGGTAATTCTATCAATGGTTTCCTTTCTTACtcgttcaaaataaaataaggctCTAACTGATACCTTTTCTGTAATTAAATAACTCATCTTCTAACTATTGAGATGGTGGCATACACCACTAGGAAAACATTAAAAGAGAATAAGTACTTGTTGCAACAATATGTATCAGGCAGgttcatatatcatattttccCTTTCACAGCATTAAAAACAGAAGACAGTTCAAGCAGAATTCAAGCAAAGGACTGAAGGAAAATAGATGAAACCAAATACTGGTTTTCCATATTACCTGAATAAGCTGTTGTGTAGTGTAATAATTTGTCTTCTCCTTAAGTTCATCAATTTTTTCTTGCCTTTCAGCTCGAAGTCTTTCTAGAGTTTTCTGGTCCCTGCGATCACCTATAAAATTGCAATGAAATAACAAGATTGCACATAATTAAAAACCCACAATGGTTGAATCTTGATTTATCAAAAtcatattatatcttttcaacACAGTTCCTATGGTTATCACTTAAAGGCCATGCAGCCTTACTTCCATGGTacacaaataacaaaaatataatcataatgcaaaaaaagaaacatgTAAAAGATGGAGACTGTTTTGAATAGAAATAAGAACTACGGATTGCCACTTATGCTGTTTGCATTTAAATCAAAGAAAGGTTTGCCTAACATGACAAGATAGGTGACAGAATAAAGAACGGTCCAGCTACCTAATGAGAGCATGAATGAGACCTTCATAATCAAAAGATATATGCAACAATGAAATAGTGCATTTGGAAACAACAAAGTAGATAATGATTCAACAATAAACAAAGCCAACGAATTCATGACACCAATTACATGGAAGTGCACTATGAGAATTCTGGATAGAATCTTAGTGTGTGTATAATATAAACTATGATGTAAAAACAGGTAAATAGAGCAAAGATAACAGACTGGAACTACCAAACTACAACTGATTAAAACAAGTAAGAAGAAATTATATAAGAAACAATTCAGTTGCATTTTACTTTGAAGTACATACAATAACCAGGCTACACagtataaaatttacatttaaggtCTCTTCAAGACTAGATTTAGGCTTCTTTCTGGGTGTTCTGCATGCCTGACATCCCACCACAGTTGGAATCTACAGACTTGGATTGTTAACTCAAAAAGGTTGAATAATTTACATGTTAAGATTTAAGTATTCAAACTTGTAAATAATGTTATTGTTTTAACACAATTGCTCCTCTTTTTTTTGGCGTTGTCCCTTTCTAATAATAGTAACTAACAAGcagaagtataaaagaaaagCAGGAACATTGACCAGGAAATCGAGGAAGAGAAGGAGATGGAGAGAAAATAAGTGTAAGAGTAGAGGATAAAGAAAAGCAAatcacaaggtataaaaagcGTACAGAACACTTGTCCAATGGCattgttttatttaagttaaaaaggtaTTTCAACAAATGAACATATCATCTTCCGTTTTCAAAGCGCCAACTGaatcaatccaatatttttttcagttttaggCTCCTCAAGTTATACGTTGAATCAAATGTTTAGTTTAGGAAGACATTTCATGCtaataataattgaatcttTAACTTCTATCAGATATATCTCATggttcaaagaaattaaaacctCCCAAAGGGCAAGCCTCATacataaattaatatgataacAACTATGGGtacaaatatgattaaaaaaatgttaagattCGCCTCCAAAAGCATTAAAGCCATTTCCAGCATGCAGTCTCAAGCATGGAAACATCATACAAATCGCTAACTTTCGAGTAAGAAAAGACTATCCTTGGCAATATTAAACCTGATAAAAGCAACATATTTCACAATATAATATCAGCCACCAAAGTATTGTCAGGGGTGGGGGGATAATCctcgtattttttttattttggcacATAGTTAGCCCATGCTCACAAACCCATATTTCAGGATTCACCCCAGATGTAAATATCAACAGCCGCTACCATTTAATGacataaacaacaaaaagataCATTGGAGCCTTGACCTTTAGTAACAACAGGAAATTTGTGTAAGATATTGAACCGAGTTACTTACACATCCTTGTGAAGCTTACAAATGCAGAATAAGCAACAGAAGAAAAAGCAGGCAAAAGGAACATTGGCAAAACTCGAAATGCCCTCATCTTCCAGTTCAAGTCCACAGATCTTGTTGTCATGATGGCATAAGAAACTGCAACAACCTGTAAATTGATAAGAAAATTCTCATGAGGACCCATCCAGAAGCAACTTCTTTGACAAGGTAGAAAGCTATTCAAAGTATATGCcgttttattttttcccttaaaaaaggCCATTTTGGCAGCACTTATTTCCGGAAGGTGTTGATAGAATAATGGTTGGATTCAGACGTAAATATAAGATGCACAAACGAACCATGGATGGAAAAGATTAAAGTTTGTAAGGCAATATGTTGGACGCAGAGTATGAGAATCACCAATAACATCTAGCATTAGCTTTTCCAAATGACGGAGAGCAACAGCATGCacatgaaaatgaaatagaatagTAAAATTACGTTCCCATagaaaattgattttcaaaactagTAACACTGCTACTACTGTGAGGGTTGCAGATTGACAGAGAGATAGAGTGAGGATGGTAAGGGTCGGGGTGCCTCCAAAATGACAGAAAAGGCAATGAGATTCCGAATCATTCTCCTCCAGTAAAATTACGTTCCCATagaaaattgattttcaaaactagTAACACTGCTACTACTGTGAGGGTTGCAGATTGACAGAGAGATAGAGTGAGGATGGTAAGGGTCGGGGTACCTCCAAAATGACAGAAAAGGCAATGAGATTCCGAATCATTCTCCTCCAGGTCTGGGATCTTCTTTTCATTCTCGAGAGGACAGCGGCCTCTTCCTTGGAAATGTGTTCAAGCCTCTTCTCGAAATCGTCCCCGTGAATCCTAAAGATTGCATTCCAAATGCGGGAGAGAAGTCCCTTGCCTTTCTTCTTTACCACCGGCAGCGGGGGACTGGATTCTTTGGTTTCACCGTCAGGAATGCCTTTGTCCTCCGCCATGACTCACTATTGACTTCTCAAACACAAATTAAACTATGTCAAACACGTATAGAAATAAGTTGAGAGAATATGGAGGATCATTTCATTTCCGATTCAGCAAGTAGGGATTGGAAATAAGGAGGAAATACCTGGAAAGTCTCTTCTGTTCTCTGCTCTGCTCTCcttgttttcttattattattaatgagaTATAAATATGATACAATAAAATCTATGATTGAGATCAAAGTTGCAGATCTgatcttcctcttcttcttcttcttctaatttaATCGGTGTTGGATGATAGCAAAACAATTATGGTTTttgttgaaaaaagaaaaacgaggATTTCAGAGTCTCCTTTTTAAATTCACGATACCTAAACTCTTCCTCCAAGTAATCAACcatcttcatttatttattttactattactcTTCTCTAATCTCTTTCTTctagataatttttatttctgtttctgtattacgattttgatgatttttttttttacattctgGATCATGTTGgtgaaattaacaaaaatttctaCTGTGTATTTTAGTGGTATGTATGGAAAAATATTAGCTGACATTGAAATCCATGATTGTTTGGTATATAAGTAATCAATCACAAATTCactcaaataaatatttgaaattttaattaaatataataataaaagaaatgctttttttttttttttgttaagggAACTATTGATGTGGAGGGGAGGAGCTCCAAGATACTTGCAGTAAAActgtaaaagaataatttatggTCTGGATGAAAACATGAACCACTAGCCCCCATGGGTCTAACATTGGAATCCAGTCAATTCTTAAGTACATAGCCAGTCGAAAATATGAAAGGAAAATGTGATGCCtgataaattaaattgtgaCTACAAGCATTTAAGGAGGAGGTAGCCGAGTCATGATGTTATAGTTTGAGTTAAAGAGAGAGGATAGAGGTAAGGTGGAGGGAGGAGGTTGACACAACCGAGTATCTAGAGTTTACCCCCTCTTCCTTTAGAGTGGAAGCTATATACATCGACAtgtgtctttcttttttttttttggatgttTATGAGATAAGTTTAGTGGCTTTACTGCTAGGTGTGCTATTGATGTTGATTGAGCTATGTGTCATTTCGTGGGTCTTTAGAGTCTCATAGTAATGAGTCGACGGGCTTATTAGTGGTGTATGAGATGTGGCAATGTCTTTTCTTTTGATAAGATAGCGGACCTTAAGAAGATGAACAATTAGTGAGGTCTCTACTTGAGTGAAGTGGAGCGGGGTGAGGTGTATAACAATTGCACCCCCTAAGTTAAGGTGAAAGTTGTAAAGTGACATTCTCTAAAAATTAGAAACTTTTCGATCTTTGTTCGCCTTTCTTTTGTCCTTCCTCTTTAGCAAAGTGTTGGCAAGGGGGTTTTTCATAAGATTATCATTATGTTGCAAGATAGTTGAGCATAGAATCACTTGTGGTTATGGAGTAAGGGGACAATTGAATGAGGTGGCATGTAAGATATAAAGAAGTGATTTTGTTTGATTCATCCACGTCATCCTTTTAATTTACTGTAGTGAACAAGTGTGAAGCTATGATTTGTCGAGGGAATTGACAAATATTATGACAATTCTTGGAAGAGTCACTCTAAAGACTTCATAAATTGGTAAGGGGAATAGGTAAAAGTTCATTTGGCCTTCATTTGTTTTGAAGGGTTTTTATTTTAGCAAGTTGTCAGTGTGCTCGAATATTGGACTTTTAGTTCGCAATGTTCTGTACTATGGGTGAAGGATTTGTTGTAGTGAgggattttattttcttttagtattttaatgtttttcttttgtttttttatgtaatgACCCAGATTTCATTAGTGTTAGGAAATTCGATTTTGGGTGGATTTTTTAAACCAAGCCATTTCGGGAAGTAAAAATGAGAGGTTTTCGGGAATAGGTACAATAGAGGATGAGTGTCATTAGTTTGCAATTAGGTGATTAATTAGAATTATTAAGGGGTTTATTTACAAAGTTTAGTAAATAAtgattatggactaaattgtaagattGGTAAAATTAGTGGGGTTAATGTTTgaatattagaaaatatgatTTAACATATTAGAGGtttttatgttgtaaatatCCCAAGCCTTTGTTAGCAAAATGCCTATTTTGAATTGACAAAAAGAGGGAACGATTAAGGAGAGTTATTGTTCACATCATTTCTCCAAACTTGCAAAAATTCTCTCtaacttttctttcaaaattttcatcaatCTTTGATTTCTCTTTCAAGATTTCAAATTTGCTCGTCAATGATGAATTTGTGTTTCTTACAGGTGCGAACTATTAGCAAGTTTCGTTTCCATTTTAGAAAGCTATCCCCATTCAATTTATCCTCAATAAGAATGCTAATAAGAAGAGTATGAGACATATTTGAactaaaaaacaataaagattCACTAATGACTATCGTTGTATTAAggaaatattttcatttcagcaaTATATTACGAATGCAAAATGATGCATACATCTTGTATTAAAaccttcaaaacatttttttgttgCTACAATCATTCTCACACCCGTCAATCATGTCGCCTAAAGGCCTCATGATTAACTAGCAAGAACATGGATTACATTCA
This genomic stretch from Gossypium raimondii isolate GPD5lz chromosome 6, ASM2569854v1, whole genome shotgun sequence harbors:
- the LOC105773676 gene encoding uncharacterized protein At2g24330, which translates into the protein MAEDKGIPDGETKESSPPLPVVKKKGKGLLSRIWNAIFRIHGDDFEKRLEHISKEEAAVLSRMKRRSQTWRRMIRNLIAFSVILEVVAVSYAIMTTRSVDLNWKMRAFRVLPMFLLPAFSSVAYSAFVSFTRMCDRRDQKTLERLRAERQEKIDELKEKTNYYTTQQLIQRYDPDPAAKAAAATVLASKLGADSGLKVYVGDDSEYNVPGGKSNDVEVVPSSGIRKRKQLHTRSSSAGSTPLLHSDEEKPHSAGMEGPRASEHGHLVVVDHHYPQGPASHDGGWLARIAALLVGEDPTQSYALICGNCHMHNGLARKEDFPYITYYCPHCQALNRPKQMEEHVSKSSSPSMKAVKSEGSGDATGDVSESSSPMAARAAGHEIKEVTEKVVG